A region from the Melopsittacus undulatus isolate bMelUnd1 chromosome 13, bMelUnd1.mat.Z, whole genome shotgun sequence genome encodes:
- the ORAI2 gene encoding LOW QUALITY PROTEIN: protein orai-2 (The sequence of the model RefSeq protein was modified relative to this genomic sequence to represent the inferred CDS: deleted 1 base in 1 codon) codes for MSSELNVPVDPSTPACCSEPGTKGMDYRDWVRRSYLELVTSNHHSVQALSWRKLYLSRAKLKASSRTSALLSGFAMVAMVEVQLEVQYKYPQMLLIAFSACTTVLVAVHLFALLISTCILPNVEAVSNIHNLNSISESPHERMHPYIELAWGFSTVLGILLFLAEVVLLCWIKFLPVGSILKNETTNVEKASGHAGWQSALVSTIIMVPVGLIFVVFTIHFYRSLVRHKTERHNREIEELHKLKVQLDGHDRGLQVV; via the exons ATGAGTTCTGAACTAAATGTTCCAGTGGATCCTTCCACTCCTGCTTGCTGCTCTGAACCTGGCACAAAGGGCATGGATTATCGGGACTGGGTCCGACGCAGCTACCTGGAATTGGTCACCTCAAACCACCACTCTGTTCAAGCCCTTTCCTGGAGAAAACTGTACCTGAGCCGAGCCAAACTGAAAGCTTCCAGCAgaacctctgctctgctctctggaTTTGCAATg GTTGCCATGGTGGAGGTGCAGCTGGAGGTACAGTACAAGTACCCCCAGATGCTGCTGATCGCTTTCAGTGCCTGCACAACGGTGCTCGTGGCAGTTCATCTCTTCGCCCTTCTCATCAGCACCTGCATTCTGCCCAACGTGGAA GCAGTGAGCAACATCCACAACCTGAACTCCATCAGCGAGTCCCCACACGAGCGCATGCATCCCTACATCGAGCTGGCCTGGGGCTTCTCCACCGTGCTGGGGATCCTCCTTTTCCTCGCGGAAGTTGTGCTTCTGTGCTGGATAAAATTCCTGCCTGTGGGCTCCATCCTCAAAAACGAGACCACCAACGTGGAGAAGGCCAGTGGCCATGCAGGGTGGCAGTCAGCACTGGTCTCCACCATCATCATGGTCCCCGTGGGTCTGATCTTTGTCGTCTTCACCATCCACTTCTACCGCTCTTTGGTGCGGCACAAAACCGAGCGCCACAACCGGGAGATCGAAGAGCTTCACAAACTGAAAGTGCAGTTAGATGGGCATGACAGAGGCCTGCAGGTAGTGTGA
- the ALKBH4 gene encoding alpha-ketoglutarate-dependent dioxygenase alkB homolog 4: MEAAGGRAGPGCGCKGIRSCLLCEGPAQAAPPPQGEDNFTYCPQTGLAKGNEHSEFAGWAFPFPGVLLMEEFISEDEESEMVELMDRDDWKLSQSGRKKQDYGPKVNFKKQRLKAGSFTGLPSFSKKIVAQMEACSVLGGFLPVEQCNLDYMPERGSAIDPHFDDWWLWGERLVSLNLLSETVLSMSCDSEDSIPLIPTSSKANGELNPPGSFPQTPHCQNPGEEGPDCALSPWLVPSREVTVAVPLPRRCLVVLYGEARYRWKHAIHRRHIQRRRICVTFRELSEEFRAGGKHEELGKELLGIALSFQGRPV, translated from the exons ATGGAGGCGGCGGGCGGAAGAGCAGGGCCCGGCTGCGGCTGCAAGGGGATCcgctcctgcctgctctgcgAGGGGCCCGCGCAGGCCGCTCCGCCCCCACAG GGAGAAGACAATTTCACTTACTGTCCACAGACAGGCCTAGCTAAAGGAAACGAGCACTCGGAATTCGCTGGTTGGGCATTCCCATTTCCAGGGGTGCTCCTCATGGAGGAGTTCATCAGTGAAGATGAAGAATCTGAGATGGTTGAACTGATGGATCGGGATGACTGGAAACTGTCACAGTCCGGCCGGAAGAAACAG GACTACGGTCCCAAAGTGAACTTCAAGAAGCAAAGGCTGAAGGCTGGCAGCTTTACCGGCTTGCCAAGCTTTAGCAAGAAGATCGTGGCACAAATGGAggcctgctctgtgctgggtggTTTCTTACCCGTTGAGCAATGTAACCTGGACTACATGCCAGAGAGAGGTTCTGCCATCGACCCCCACTTTGACGACTGGTGGCTTTGGGGAGAGCGCCTGGTGAGCTTAAACCTGCTCTCAGAAACGGTGCTATCCATGTCTTGTGATTCAGAGGACAGCATCCCGTTAATTCCCACTTCCAGCAAAGCAAACGGGGAATTAAATCCCCCTGGATCTTTCCCACAGACACCACATTGCCAGAACCCAGGCGAAGAGGGACCCGACTGTGCCTTATCCCCATGGCTGGTTCCAAGCCGGGAGGTGACTGTTGCCGTGCCCTTGCCGCGGCGGTGCCTGGTGGTGCTCTATGGCGAGGCGCGGTACCGCTGGAAACACGCCATCCACCGCAGGCACATCCAGCGCCGCCGCATCTGCGTCACGTTCCGGGAGCTGTCCGAGGAATTCCGTGCAGGGGGAAAGCACGAGGAACTGGGTAAAGAACTGCTTGGGATAGCTCTTTCCTTTCAAGGCAGGCCGGTGTGA
- the LRWD1 gene encoding leucine-rich repeat and WD repeat-containing protein 1 isoform X2, translating into MSKITTELLLERAVPRSTRLRKIETLNLTLPDLRVLNCNNNKLEDVTALKQFPLLEELTYENNVYLTLNDDYKVMFLLQNLRLLNGKDITKLAKHVRHVNSRKLTSKVTAHWEKFFRDQLPEKHTAEQVKSIKKKFLKSVQTNVVCGPSSLSEFTRWRVKMIAEEFLAYSLGLELNSDPEPEEKMDENEEEESNESPREDAEDKGQVTVTARKRKRNCSKTRSRKKSKPQVTTEKEAVVNPRKSSHVQDEPAPEKPRTSNQPAKEVTPEQEAEETSKNGEQLPKGQSNRRSSQLTEEQKSQEQDNGVVTLTPVKNSKGKEDVSAEPLHFLQCHSKGNSREDFKTQLWSCVFEPLLDSGARKDPVVNSSRTVATCGGESVCLIDCETGTVLKKYKVAAEEFFSVAWTTLTMVISDSRKKSHNILAAAGRRGIVKLIHVAADFCYGEIKAHKKPIATLCFSPTRETHLFTASYDKRIALWDIGIPDSDYNFKASQLLVLEVLSIPLRIALVPTCPDQYLLAGCEGGCFAWNIKLAKEQKARPFEATFQFPDEDGSMTTSHRVDGLAFLNDDVVVSKSSKPGCIYVWSWSRSFDTKGKGCQRTIAAVILAELEWSTTDMSYLTLSTCPAKDYVFCGDEKGSVWMYNLSSYTKALSSAKGKRFPLQKKIAPAQVLQWPELRANGEQLTEVLVNNVVSDPSFTYLVVLTSVNITAIWKKS; encoded by the exons ATGTCCAAAATTACTACAGAACTTCTGTTGGAAAGAGCAGTTCCAAGATCCACGAGGCTCCGAAAGATTGAGACGCTGAA TCTAACCCTGCCCGATCTGCGTGTCCTAAactgcaacaacaacaaactgGAAGATGTAACTGCCCTGAAACAGTTCCCTCTGCTGGAGGAGCTGACCTACGAGAACAACGTGTACTTGACC CTCAACGATGACTATAAAGTaatgtttcttttgcaaaacCTTCGGCTACTCAATGGCAAAGATATCACCAAACTGGCAAAACATGTGAGGCACGTCAATAGTCGCAAGCTCACCAGCAAG GTTACTGCTCACTGGGAAAAGTTCTTCCGTGACCAACTTCCTGAGAAACACACAGCTGAGCAAGTGAAGTCCATCAAGAAGAAGTTCCTGAAGTCAGTCCAAACCAACGTAGTATGTGGGCCCAGCTCACTCAGTGAGTTCACCCGCTGGCGG GTGAAAATGATTGCAGAAGAGTTTCTGGCATACTCACTGGGTCTGGAGTTAAACTCGGATCCCGAACCAGAGGAAAAGATGGATGagaatgaggaagaagaaagcaatgaaagCCCCAGGGAAGATGCAGAGGACAAGGGTCAG GTCACAGTAACAgccagaaagaggaaaagaaattgctCAAAAACACGCTCTCGCAAGAAGTCCAAGCCCCAGGTGACCACTGAGAAGGAGGCTGTAGTTAATCCCAGGAAGTCCAGTCATGTGCAGGATGAGCCAGCTCCTGAGAAACCAAGAACATCGAACCAGCCAGCCAAAGAGGTGACCCCTGAGCAGGAAGCTGAAGAGACATCCAAGAACGGAGAGCAGTTGCCCAAGGGGCAAAGCAACAGAAGATCCAGCCAGCTgacagaggaacagaaaagccAGGAGCAGGACAATGGAGTTGTTACCTTGACCCCAGTGAAGAACTCCAAGGGCAAG GAGGATGTCAGTGCAGAGCCAttgcattttcttcagtgtcACAGTAAAGGCAACAGCCGTGAGGATTTTAAAACGCAGCTCTGGTCCTGTGTCTTCGAGCCATTGCTAGACTCTGGAGCCAGGAAAG ATCCTGTTGTGAACTCCTCCAGAACTGTGGCAACATGCGGAGGGGAATCTGTGTGTCTGATTGATTGTGAGACGGGGACAGTGCTGAAGAAGTATAAGGTGGCTGCAGAG GAGTTTTTCAGTGTTGCATGGACAACCCTTACAATGGTCATCAGCGACAGTAGGAAGAAATCTCATAATatcttggctgctgctgggaggagaGGGATTGTCAAACTGATCCATGTGGCAGCTGACTTCTGCTACGGAGAGATAAAGGCACATAAAAAGCCCATTGCTACTCTCTGCTTCAGCCCAACTCGAGAAACTCACCTCTTCA CTGCATCCTATGACAAGCGAATTGCACTCTGGGATATTGGGATTCCAGACTCTGACTACAATTTCAAAGCAAG ccagctgctggtgctggaagTGCTCTCTATTCCCTTACGGATTGCCCTTGTCCCCACCTGCCCGGATCAGTACCTGCTGGCTGGCTGTGAAGGTGGCTGTTTTGCCTGGAATATAAAACTGGCTAAGGAACAAAAAGCCAG GCCTTTTGAAGCCACGTTCCAGTTTCCTGATGAGGATGGAAGCATGACAACATCGCACAGGGTTGATGGTTTGGCTTTTCTGAATGATGATGTTGTGG TTTCCAAGAGCTCTAAACCAGGATGCATATACGTATGGAGCTGGAGTCGGTCTTTTGACACGAAGGGGAAAGGATGCCAACGAACCATAGCTGCAGTTATTCTGGCTGAGCTCGAGTGGTCCACGACAGACATGTCCTACCTGACACTCAGCACCTGCCCAG CAAAAGACTACGTGTTCTGTGGCGATGAGAAGGGAAGTGTGTGGATGTACAACCTCTCAAGCTACACCAAGGCACTGAGCTCTGCAAAGGGGAAGCGCTTCCCTTTGCAGAAGAAGATCGCTCCTGCACAG GTTCTCCAGTGGCCAGAGCTGCGAGCAAACGGGGAGCAGCTGACTGAAGTCCTAGTAAACAACGTGGTCTCAGACCCCAGTTTTACTTACCTTGTCGTCCTAACTAGTGTGAACATAACAGCAATTTGGAAGAAGTCATAG
- the LRWD1 gene encoding leucine-rich repeat and WD repeat-containing protein 1 isoform X1 → MSKITTELLLERAVPRSTRLRKIETLNLSKLQLKTGDLDPRLFSRLRHLQKLDLSDNLLDKFPNSLTLPDLRVLNCNNNKLEDVTALKQFPLLEELTYENNVYLTLNDDYKVMFLLQNLRLLNGKDITKLAKHVRHVNSRKLTSKVTAHWEKFFRDQLPEKHTAEQVKSIKKKFLKSVQTNVVCGPSSLSEFTRWRVKMIAEEFLAYSLGLELNSDPEPEEKMDENEEEESNESPREDAEDKGQVTVTARKRKRNCSKTRSRKKSKPQVTTEKEAVVNPRKSSHVQDEPAPEKPRTSNQPAKEVTPEQEAEETSKNGEQLPKGQSNRRSSQLTEEQKSQEQDNGVVTLTPVKNSKGKEDVSAEPLHFLQCHSKGNSREDFKTQLWSCVFEPLLDSGARKDPVVNSSRTVATCGGESVCLIDCETGTVLKKYKVAAEEFFSVAWTTLTMVISDSRKKSHNILAAAGRRGIVKLIHVAADFCYGEIKAHKKPIATLCFSPTRETHLFTASYDKRIALWDIGIPDSDYNFKASQLLVLEVLSIPLRIALVPTCPDQYLLAGCEGGCFAWNIKLAKEQKARPFEATFQFPDEDGSMTTSHRVDGLAFLNDDVVVSKSSKPGCIYVWSWSRSFDTKGKGCQRTIAAVILAELEWSTTDMSYLTLSTCPAKDYVFCGDEKGSVWMYNLSSYTKALSSAKGKRFPLQKKIAPAQVLQWPELRANGEQLTEVLVNNVVSDPSFTYLVVLTSVNITAIWKKS, encoded by the exons ATGTCCAAAATTACTACAGAACTTCTGTTGGAAAGAGCAGTTCCAAGATCCACGAGGCTCCGAAAGATTGAGACGCTGAA CCTGTCCAAGTTGCAGTTGAAGACTGGAGACTTAGACCCGCGCTTGTTTTCTCGGCTGAGGCATCTGCAGAAACTAGATCTCTCTGATAATTTACTGGACAAATTTCCCAACAGTCTAACCCTGCCCGATCTGCGTGTCCTAAactgcaacaacaacaaactgGAAGATGTAACTGCCCTGAAACAGTTCCCTCTGCTGGAGGAGCTGACCTACGAGAACAACGTGTACTTGACC CTCAACGATGACTATAAAGTaatgtttcttttgcaaaacCTTCGGCTACTCAATGGCAAAGATATCACCAAACTGGCAAAACATGTGAGGCACGTCAATAGTCGCAAGCTCACCAGCAAG GTTACTGCTCACTGGGAAAAGTTCTTCCGTGACCAACTTCCTGAGAAACACACAGCTGAGCAAGTGAAGTCCATCAAGAAGAAGTTCCTGAAGTCAGTCCAAACCAACGTAGTATGTGGGCCCAGCTCACTCAGTGAGTTCACCCGCTGGCGG GTGAAAATGATTGCAGAAGAGTTTCTGGCATACTCACTGGGTCTGGAGTTAAACTCGGATCCCGAACCAGAGGAAAAGATGGATGagaatgaggaagaagaaagcaatgaaagCCCCAGGGAAGATGCAGAGGACAAGGGTCAG GTCACAGTAACAgccagaaagaggaaaagaaattgctCAAAAACACGCTCTCGCAAGAAGTCCAAGCCCCAGGTGACCACTGAGAAGGAGGCTGTAGTTAATCCCAGGAAGTCCAGTCATGTGCAGGATGAGCCAGCTCCTGAGAAACCAAGAACATCGAACCAGCCAGCCAAAGAGGTGACCCCTGAGCAGGAAGCTGAAGAGACATCCAAGAACGGAGAGCAGTTGCCCAAGGGGCAAAGCAACAGAAGATCCAGCCAGCTgacagaggaacagaaaagccAGGAGCAGGACAATGGAGTTGTTACCTTGACCCCAGTGAAGAACTCCAAGGGCAAG GAGGATGTCAGTGCAGAGCCAttgcattttcttcagtgtcACAGTAAAGGCAACAGCCGTGAGGATTTTAAAACGCAGCTCTGGTCCTGTGTCTTCGAGCCATTGCTAGACTCTGGAGCCAGGAAAG ATCCTGTTGTGAACTCCTCCAGAACTGTGGCAACATGCGGAGGGGAATCTGTGTGTCTGATTGATTGTGAGACGGGGACAGTGCTGAAGAAGTATAAGGTGGCTGCAGAG GAGTTTTTCAGTGTTGCATGGACAACCCTTACAATGGTCATCAGCGACAGTAGGAAGAAATCTCATAATatcttggctgctgctgggaggagaGGGATTGTCAAACTGATCCATGTGGCAGCTGACTTCTGCTACGGAGAGATAAAGGCACATAAAAAGCCCATTGCTACTCTCTGCTTCAGCCCAACTCGAGAAACTCACCTCTTCA CTGCATCCTATGACAAGCGAATTGCACTCTGGGATATTGGGATTCCAGACTCTGACTACAATTTCAAAGCAAG ccagctgctggtgctggaagTGCTCTCTATTCCCTTACGGATTGCCCTTGTCCCCACCTGCCCGGATCAGTACCTGCTGGCTGGCTGTGAAGGTGGCTGTTTTGCCTGGAATATAAAACTGGCTAAGGAACAAAAAGCCAG GCCTTTTGAAGCCACGTTCCAGTTTCCTGATGAGGATGGAAGCATGACAACATCGCACAGGGTTGATGGTTTGGCTTTTCTGAATGATGATGTTGTGG TTTCCAAGAGCTCTAAACCAGGATGCATATACGTATGGAGCTGGAGTCGGTCTTTTGACACGAAGGGGAAAGGATGCCAACGAACCATAGCTGCAGTTATTCTGGCTGAGCTCGAGTGGTCCACGACAGACATGTCCTACCTGACACTCAGCACCTGCCCAG CAAAAGACTACGTGTTCTGTGGCGATGAGAAGGGAAGTGTGTGGATGTACAACCTCTCAAGCTACACCAAGGCACTGAGCTCTGCAAAGGGGAAGCGCTTCCCTTTGCAGAAGAAGATCGCTCCTGCACAG GTTCTCCAGTGGCCAGAGCTGCGAGCAAACGGGGAGCAGCTGACTGAAGTCCTAGTAAACAACGTGGTCTCAGACCCCAGTTTTACTTACCTTGTCGTCCTAACTAGTGTGAACATAACAGCAATTTGGAAGAAGTCATAG
- the POLR2J gene encoding LOW QUALITY PROTEIN: DNA-directed RNA polymerase II subunit RPB11-a (The sequence of the model RefSeq protein was modified relative to this genomic sequence to represent the inferred CDS: deleted 1 base in 1 codon) has translation MNAPPAFESFLLFEGEKKISINKDTKVPNACLFTINKEDHTLGNIIKSQLLKDPQVLFAGYKVPHPLEHKIIIRVQTTPDYSPQEAFTNAITDLISELSLLEERFRVAIKDKQEGIE, from the exons ATGAACGCACCTCCGGCCTTCGAGTCCTTCCTCCTGTTCGAGGGCGAGAAGAA GATCTCCATCAACAAGGACACCAAGGTGCCCAACGCCTGCTTGTTCACCATCAACAAGGAGGACCACACGCTGGGGAACATCATTAAGTC GCAGTTACTGAAGGAC CCCCAAGTGTTGTTTGCAGGGTACAAGGTCCCGCATCCCCTGGAACACAAGATCATCATCCGTGTCCAGACCACCCCTGACTACAGCCCGCAGGAGGCATTCACCAATGCCATCACGGATCTGATCAGTGAGCTCTCCCTCCTGGAGGAGAGGTTCAGG GTTGCCATTAAAGACAAACAGGAAGGAATCGAGTAA